CCCGCCAGAGGCAAACCGTTTCAGTATGAACACATGAACGAGCGAGCGTCTATCTCCGCGCGTAGATGTGAATTCCCGCCACCTAGACTGAGCCCATGGCGAAGTGGACACCGAAGCACGAGGCACCCGAGCCCCTCGAAGGGCCCGTCGTCGCCACCATCACCGGCGGCACGATCCTCTGGTTCGCGCTCTTCCTCGTCCAGGTCCCCTTCTACGGCTGGTTCGACGACCGCGACCTGACCTGGTGGGTGTGGACCTGCCTGGCGGGCGGCGGGCTCGGCCTGATCGGCATCTGGTACGTACGGGGACGCGAAGCGGCGATCAAGCGGCACGCGGCGGAGGCGCGGACGGCGGAGGCGGCGGGGAACCCCGAGACGACCCCGGACACGACCCCGGAGACGACCCCCGGCGCATGACCGACGCGTAGCACCACAGGACCATTCCCCTCCTCCCCCGGTCTGATCTTCACCCTGCTCGGCAGGTGAACGACCCATTCCGGTCGTACCGTCGAAAACATGACTCAGCGGGCGAAGATCGACACAGGCGGCAGCGAGACCGAGGCGGTGGAGCCGCCCGTCGTGCACCGCCCGGCCGGGCTCACCGCGGCCGAGGTCGCCGAGCGGGTCGCACGCGGCGAGGTCAACGACGTACCCGTACGCAGCTCCCGCTCGACCACCGACATCGTCCGCGCGAACGTCTTCACCCGCTTCAACGCCATCATCGGCGTGCTCTGGGTGATCAT
The sequence above is a segment of the Streptomyces sp. NBC_01255 genome. Coding sequences within it:
- a CDS encoding DUF2530 domain-containing protein; this translates as MAKWTPKHEAPEPLEGPVVATITGGTILWFALFLVQVPFYGWFDDRDLTWWVWTCLAGGGLGLIGIWYVRGREAAIKRHAAEARTAEAAGNPETTPDTTPETTPGA